tatatccttatgtacatattctttatcccctcacactgtgtacaagacagtagttttggaattgttagttagattacttgttggttattactgcattgtcggaactagaagcacaagcatttcgctacactcgcattaacatctgctaaccatgtgtctgtgacaaataaaatttgatttgatttgatttgatttgtgtatgtgtaattctgtgtgattatttaggtatttagtaaataaatcattaaaccaaattttgtatcgctgattcaacttgttagccagggttcgtgaagataaccaagaatttacaacttttagatgagactgaataaggtgaggattaaatattgactgctattgatgtaagaTATTACTAGGTCATTAAGtgtttattcagaagataacagctctattaACACtctttcgtggtgccccgactttctagttaattacatttacctgattagcttagtcaggtaatattaattacagagaagtgattttatagaatagcatgtcatatcacttgaTCCGGCATAGCAAAAGACACGAcatcagttaagatcaaattctgatttacaatgcccaacgctctaaccacaaggctaacTGCAAGTAAATTGAAATTAGGTTGTTTTCAAGTCATTGAAAAAATGAAccgaaaatacatattttcaactataatatacagtgccttgcgaaagtattcggcccccttgaactttgcgaccctttgccacatttcaggcttcaaacataaagatataaaactgtatttttttgtgaagaatcaacaacaagtgggacacaatcatgaagtggaacgacatttattggatatttcaaacttttttaacaaatcaaaaactgaaaaattgggcgtgcaaaattattatttatttcataaaagtgtaatataatattaagTCGTTCAAAGAGAAGCATGTGTTGATTGATTCGTGTTTAACGAGGGAGAATTTAAAACAAACTTTGAACCATacttctgacatggatcattttgacCACAGAGGCATATCTTTTATCATAGCCAAAATGTGGTTTATTCAATTTTTCATGACTTTGTCAATCAACTTGTTCTGAATAAATCTAAATCATGGTTTAGGGTTTCTGTATCAAAATGgacttttaacaaattaaaatccTTTGGAGTAATTTTGACCCCAGCCAATAGCACCTTTGATAAATAGGATgtttatttcaaatcaaaatcactTATTTTTGGtaacatacacgtgtttagcagatgttattgcgggtgccaGCCTGCCTGAAACGCCCCTTTCCAGCAAaatgtataaatgatgggttatgaattaacaggtataaatgatgggttatgaacaggttttttatttattttacctagggaagtcagttaagaacaaatgcttattttcaatgatggcctaggaacagtgaactGAACTGTtctggggcagaatgacagatttgtaccttgtcagctcaggggtttgaacttgcaaccttccggttactagtctaacgctctaaccactaggctaccctgccaccccaggtataaatgatgggttatgaattaacacatCCCCTCCAGGCATTTCAATACATTCAGGATTTCTTACGGTCCATGTGCAATGTTCCTTGCAAATAGTCAAATATTTTGTACATTTCATGAGAGAACAAGATAATGAATGTTTTCTGAACaaccattttttatttaatgtttATTAAGAGTATCTTATCAACTTTATTTCACTTGGTGATGTTTCATTATAGAGAAcataacatgacaatacatgacatctaAGTAGCTGAATATGATTATGGACTAACAGTTTGAAGGACACAACTCATGTTATTCTGGTTAAACACTGGGAGACTAGTTGATTAAGGAGTGGGGAGTTTTTTACAGTTAGGAAATAATGTCATGTTTTACTCatacctcagccagcattgtgaatgaCTAGtaaataatatgtcatgttttactcatacctcagccagcattgtgaatggttaggaaataatatgtcatgttttacttgtacctcagccagcattgtgaatggttaggaaataatatgtcatgttttacttgtacctcagccagcattgtgaatggttaggaaataatatgtcatgttttacttgtacctcagccagcattgtgaatggttaggaaataatatgtcatgttttactcgtacctcagccagcattgtgaatggtgtCTGATGCAGTGACATACTAGACCATGGCAGTAAATCGAATACTTAGGTGTTTTTAGTCATGCATGAAAGGTCtgtggtggttctatggttataaGTTACTGACCTTAGAATACATTTCTGGCCATGctggcagggtctgaatcaaacccaatgtccacctggcacactggcagggtctgaatcaaacccaatgtccacctggcacactggcagggtctgaatcaaacccaatgtccacctggcacactggcagggtctgaatcaaacccaatgtccacctggTACACTCTGGGCTAAACTTAGTCTCTTTCCATGAAACATGGATGCCAAATTAAAGTGCTTGGGAACCTAATAAGTTTTTAGGCAAAGTAACTAATGTGGTTAACCAAACCACCTCTAATAGACTTCACCTCCTTGGACCTCATCTCAGTGAGTTTAGGTTGGGGAAACCATGGAGGAGAGGGCTTTGGACCTCATCTCAGTGAGTTTAGGTTGGGGAAACCATGGAGGAGAGGGCTTTGGACCTAATTTTATGGCAATGAGCAGGAGCTGTCACACAGTACATGGTCTAGTTCATGACACTGAGGAGAGAGCAGCTGTAACACAGTACCTGGTCTAGTTCATGACAttgaagaggagagagcagctgtaacacagtaccagtggtgtaaagtacttaagtaaaagttaTTTCAAGTACTACTGAAGTAGTTGTTTTGGGGAATCTGTacttactatttttatttttgacaacatgtacttttacttcactacatttctaaatgaaaataatgtactttttaatacattttgaatgcttagcaggacagaaaaatggtccaattcagcacttatcaagagaacatccctggtcatcccgaaTGCCTATagtctggcggactcactaaacagagaacatcactggttatccctactgcctctgatctgacggactcactaaacacaaatgcttcggatgtaaatgatgtctgagtgatggagtgtttccctggctatccgtaaataaaaaaacaagaaaatgttgccgtctggtttgcttaatataagggatttgaaatgattcatacttttactgttgatacttaagtatatttaaaaccaaatacttttagactttcactcaagtagtattttactgggtaactttctatgaaggtatctatacttttactcaagtatgacaattgggtactttttccaccactgatcacGAGTATaatctggtctccttcaacatgGTCAATATGAGCCTCAATTGTCTGATGAAAAAGAAAACCCACACACTGATCAGTATCAATCAGCATTTTATTTTCTTTCAAGTTATTAACTAATGATGAACACACACAAGTTCTCAGATGTGTGAGTGCTTTACCTATTTCTAACAGTATCAtttcaaatggagaaaacatctcAGCAACATGGAAACAATGTGGGAGGATTAGCAAATCCTGTTTCAGTTTCGAAACTACAAACCACATGAACAAGTGCATTGGACATGTCTATGAGGTCAATACTAATCCATCATGTCTGCATTGGACACGCCTAtgggccggcaggtagcctagtggttagagcattgggccagaaaccccgagctgacaaggtaaaaatctgtcgttatgcccctgaacaaggcagttaacccaatattccccggtaggccatcattgtaaataagaattgtttCTTAAACTgtcttgcctagctaaataaagctTAAAATAATGTAATAATTTTTAAATGTAGCAGAATTAAATAATGATTGTACAATATCAGACTAAATTAGAGTAACTCAATAAACCGGACAAACAGGGAATGTTCAATGACTCAAAAAGACACTATAGTTAATTCTGTGAATCAGCCCTTTATTTCCTATCATAAAGAACACCTGTGGAAATGGGCAGTGGGTATAGACATCCATCTGACTCCAAAACAAGACATGATTGAATAGTTGAATAGTGTCTAATCCAAATAATCAGCACAATGTCAGCTGTCAGTGCAGGGCTGGAACAGAaacctgcacacccagtagctagATCTCTAGCAGCAAGGTTGGCCATGTATTTTCTAGGTCTCTGCATCGTTGCTTTAACAGTATTGGTGTAGTCATACAACTTATTCTAACAGTAAACCAACAGCATATTCagaacattcagaaagtattcagaccacttgactttttccacattttgttacgttacagccttattctaaaatggattaaaaaatattttcatcaacctacacacaataccccataatgacatcacaatacccgataatgacaaagtgaaaaacagaaataccatatttagaccctttgctatgagactcaaaattgagctcaggtgcattctgtttccattaatcatccttgagatgtttctacaacttcattggagccCACCTGCCATAAAttcatgtcagagaaaaaaccaagccatgcggtcgaaggaattgtccgtagagcttcgagacaggattgtgtcaaagcacagatctggggaagggtaccaaaacatttctgcagtattgaaggtccctaagaacatagtggcctccattctAAAATGTAAGACggttgaaaccaccaagactcttcctagagctggcatcCATTTCAAACAgaacaatcaggggagaagggccttggtcagggaggtgaccaagaagccactggtcactgacagagctccagagttcctctgtggagatgggagaaccttccagaaggacaaccatctatacAGCCCTCCAACAATCAGACCTTTACGatagagtggctagacggaagccactcctcaataaaaaagtcacatgacagcccacttggagtttgccaaaaggcctctcagaccatgagaaacaagattctctggtctgatgaaaccaagattgaactcttggcctgaatgtcaagcgtcacgtctggaggaaaccaggcccaatccctacggtgaagcatgttgttggcagcatcatgcagtggggatatgtttcaatggcagggactggCAGACTGATCAAgattaagggaaagatgaatgcaGCAAAGTACAAAACAATTTCCATTGATGAGGCTAATACCCATATCATgctgaaatcaatagaacaggAGGCAAACAATTTGGGTTATACGTTATtcaaatactcctactacaatgtttaaacattctACACTGAGATTTtatttcattgatatcatgaaacaactccttcatgtatgtattttctgatgtttgatcagagatcttttatcagagtacctcttgtcacattgatcacagctatggggtttctctcctgtgtgtgttctctggtgtatagtcagATGGCTAGAtgtaacaaaactcttcccacattgattacagctataagatttctctcctgtgtgttttctctggtgtGATAACATGCTGCTTGAGTGAGTAAAACTaatcccacattgagtacagctataaggtttctctcctgtgtgtgttctctggtggaCAGTCAGATggctagatgtagtaaaactcttcccacattgatcacagctataaggtttctctcctgtgtgtattctctcatgtgcTACCAGGATgcttgactgagtaaaactcttcccacattgattacaactataagatttctctcctgtgtgttttctctggtgtGATGACAGGTTGCTTGACTGAGTAAAACTaatcccacattgagtacagctataaggtttctctcctgtgtgtgttctctggtgtacaatCCAATGGCttgatgtagtaaaactcttcccacattgatcacagataaaaggtttctct
This is a stretch of genomic DNA from Oncorhynchus mykiss isolate Arlee chromosome 7, USDA_OmykA_1.1, whole genome shotgun sequence. It encodes these proteins:
- the LOC110527636 gene encoding zinc finger protein 239 isoform X1, which encodes MSSLNLSSPVKEEVCWTEKEALGLNIVVKEKKEEEDVTVNEEEKDVFGMKDEEGEITVTLEEDEEEKTGDLINTSKYRERRDYSGSSGELQQHHDADKAEKSLSRSEHLKKHHRRPTGKKSQRCSDCGKGFKSSSELKIHQRVHTIEKSYHCFDCGKSYLRSNSLKVHMRIHTGEKPFICDQCGKSFTTSSHWIVHQRTHTGEKPYSCTQCGISFTQSSNLSSHQRKHTGEKSYSCNQCGKSFTQSSILVAHERIHTGEKPYSCDQCGKSFTTSSHLTVHQRTHTGEKPYSCTQCGISFTHSSSMLSHQRKHTGEKSYSCNQCGKSFVTSSHLTIHQRTHTGEKPHSCDQCDKRYSDKRSLIKHQKIHT